The following proteins are co-located in the Paenibacillus sp. FSL H8-0079 genome:
- a CDS encoding glycosyl hydrolase family 28 protein encodes MQTVNTHLVVYPAPTGAVVNPDFTVNVRKPHGEWQPLFSYNVKVDMHDVRNASMVTFDCNGPVELEIVKNEGSVQTAVIRPISTGLSCELEANRILLRLDGPQQLSLEVDGDRFHNLHIFANPLEQDVPLVSDDGVLPLEPGMHDTADILGNLAAVSSAVKHKVIYFQPGIHHFDTSRLEVPSNTMIYIAGGAVICGGFICSHVEDVVIRGRGILYLSDFEKTTFYRGVEISYARNISIEGITVIDPPHYTVLIGQSESIDICNIKTFSTRGWSDGIDMMACSDVNIDSVFLRTSDDCIAIYASRDEYRGDTRRVRVTRSILWADVAHPANIGTHGNYEGDGDVIEDIIFSNIDILEHHEPQPDYWGCLAINAGDNNTVQNVVYENIRIEPFELGELFNVRVLQNAKYNPAPGKQIRDILFKNITYNGSCLNPSHIEGYDEARKVENVRFENVTVNGEHFSMERDVILGPHTNEVAVKPT; translated from the coding sequence ATGCAGACTGTAAATACGCATTTAGTGGTTTATCCAGCCCCGACGGGTGCCGTAGTCAACCCGGACTTCACCGTGAATGTCCGCAAGCCACATGGGGAGTGGCAGCCCTTGTTCAGTTACAATGTGAAGGTCGATATGCATGATGTCCGCAATGCATCGATGGTCACGTTCGATTGTAATGGGCCGGTGGAACTGGAGATTGTGAAAAATGAAGGGAGTGTTCAGACTGCAGTCATCCGCCCAATCTCAACAGGATTAAGCTGTGAGTTGGAAGCAAACCGTATATTGCTTCGTCTGGACGGTCCACAGCAACTATCCCTGGAAGTGGACGGAGACCGATTCCACAATCTGCACATCTTTGCTAATCCGCTGGAGCAGGATGTCCCGCTGGTTTCAGATGATGGTGTCCTGCCGCTTGAACCGGGTATGCATGACACGGCAGATATTCTGGGGAACTTGGCAGCTGTGAGTTCAGCAGTGAAACACAAAGTGATATATTTTCAACCCGGTATCCATCATTTCGATACATCTCGTTTAGAAGTACCTTCGAATACAATGATCTATATCGCCGGTGGCGCAGTCATCTGTGGGGGCTTTATTTGCAGTCACGTGGAGGACGTGGTCATTCGTGGCAGAGGAATTCTGTATTTGTCCGATTTTGAGAAAACGACCTTTTATCGTGGGGTAGAAATCAGTTACGCCCGAAACATATCCATTGAAGGCATCACGGTTATTGATCCGCCCCATTATACAGTCCTGATTGGTCAATCGGAGTCTATAGATATTTGCAATATAAAAACGTTTAGTACACGTGGCTGGTCGGATGGCATTGACATGATGGCCTGTTCAGATGTGAACATCGACAGTGTATTTCTGCGTACTTCTGATGACTGTATTGCGATCTATGCTTCAAGGGATGAATATCGAGGTGATACCCGGAGGGTTCGTGTTACCCGTTCGATCTTGTGGGCAGATGTAGCGCACCCAGCCAATATAGGCACACATGGCAACTATGAAGGAGATGGAGATGTGATTGAGGATATTATATTCAGCAATATTGATATCCTCGAGCATCACGAACCACAGCCGGATTACTGGGGATGTCTTGCGATCAATGCCGGAGACAACAACACGGTACAGAACGTAGTGTATGAGAATATCCGCATTGAACCGTTCGAATTGGGTGAACTGTTCAATGTGAGAGTGCTGCAAAATGCAAAATACAATCCTGCTCCGGGGAAACAGATCCGGGATATTCTTTTCAAAAATATTACGTATAACGGAAGTTGTCTGAATCCATCCCATATCGAAGGCTACGATGAAGCGCGGAAGGTAGAGAACGTGAGATTTGAGAATGTAACTGTTAATGGGGAACATTTCTCTATGGAGAGAGATGTTATTCTCGGACCTCATACCAATGAAGTGGCAGTGAAACCAACATAA
- a CDS encoding extracellular solute-binding protein: protein MRQKKFITGMLGLVVSASLLVSGCSGGTITDNSTGESSDGGNEKPIEISIANNWNIPKADNNYVQKFLEEKFNVKFKNISFETATWKEQFNVMLASGQIPDIISVDGTVGDVVQWADQGILASVSQEEIKQYMPKYTADVESVDPNAWDPGTYNGKNWGVPKVWGEGATGFIPAYNGQWLKAIGYNEPPTDLTELEDVLTKFMNNDPDGNGKKDTYGLTGRGKDAQAQLFNTVFAAYGVAPYQFKLDANGKVTYGAITEEARNALKLLNEWYKAGIIDPEFITDGNSEIQTKFVSLRTGIIETGMWHHLYDDGYFGLISKDKGIELVPGVPFAGPDGKKYAMANGALQPPLLFGAQLEKDDAKRIKILQILEYVTTDTEGYLTTVFGEKGNSYNLEGELAVVTEAAAGTELMSELGAGFYNPFGAKVSSMMKHHYSPEKLAFKEKLTNVENVTVLSDLIQSTVMKTKAQYEAILNTLQAQYYIKAISGEANTDKDFDDFRSQWLNSGGQSELDEAQQIYEERSK from the coding sequence ATGAGACAAAAGAAATTCATTACCGGTATGCTGGGCCTAGTGGTATCGGCTTCATTACTCGTAAGCGGTTGCAGTGGTGGTACGATTACTGATAATAGCACTGGTGAAAGTTCAGATGGGGGTAATGAAAAGCCAATTGAGATTTCAATCGCAAACAACTGGAATATTCCCAAAGCCGATAACAATTACGTCCAGAAGTTTCTGGAGGAGAAATTCAATGTGAAGTTCAAGAATATCTCCTTCGAGACGGCAACCTGGAAAGAGCAATTTAACGTCATGCTGGCTTCCGGACAGATCCCGGACATTATCTCCGTAGACGGCACCGTAGGCGATGTGGTGCAATGGGCGGATCAAGGTATCCTTGCGAGTGTATCCCAAGAGGAGATCAAGCAATATATGCCTAAATACACGGCGGACGTGGAGAGCGTTGATCCAAATGCCTGGGACCCGGGTACATATAACGGCAAGAACTGGGGTGTTCCCAAGGTATGGGGGGAAGGTGCAACAGGTTTTATTCCCGCATATAACGGACAATGGTTGAAGGCTATTGGCTACAATGAACCGCCAACGGATCTTACCGAGCTTGAGGATGTGCTGACCAAATTCATGAATAATGACCCGGACGGCAACGGTAAAAAGGATACTTATGGCTTGACCGGACGAGGCAAGGATGCCCAGGCACAACTGTTCAATACGGTGTTCGCAGCTTACGGAGTAGCACCGTACCAGTTCAAACTGGACGCGAATGGCAAAGTAACTTATGGCGCAATTACAGAGGAAGCGCGCAATGCGCTGAAGCTGTTAAATGAATGGTATAAGGCGGGCATTATTGATCCTGAATTCATCACCGATGGCAATAGCGAGATTCAAACCAAATTTGTCAGTCTGCGTACCGGGATCATTGAAACCGGAATGTGGCACCATCTGTATGATGATGGATACTTTGGCCTGATCTCCAAGGATAAAGGCATTGAACTTGTTCCCGGTGTTCCGTTCGCTGGGCCGGACGGCAAGAAGTATGCGATGGCCAATGGAGCATTGCAGCCTCCATTGTTGTTTGGAGCACAGCTTGAGAAGGATGACGCCAAACGAATTAAAATTTTGCAAATTCTGGAGTATGTCACGACGGATACGGAAGGCTACTTGACGACAGTGTTTGGGGAAAAAGGAAACTCCTATAACCTCGAAGGTGAATTGGCGGTCGTTACGGAAGCGGCAGCAGGTACGGAGTTAATGAGTGAACTGGGTGCAGGTTTCTATAATCCATTCGGTGCCAAAGTCAGCTCCATGATGAAGCATCACTATTCTCCTGAAAAGCTGGCTTTCAAAGAAAAGCTGACGAATGTGGAAAATGTAACTGTCTTGAGTGATCTGATACAGTCGACGGTGATGAAGACCAAAGCCCAATATGAGGCCATTTTGAACACACTACAGGCTCAATATTATATTAAAGCAATCTCTGGTGAAGCGAATACAGATAAAGATTTTGATGATTTCCGGTCACAGTGGCTGAACTCCGGGGGACAGTCGGAACTGGATGAGGCCCAACAGATTTACGAGGAACGCAGTAAATAA
- a CDS encoding class I SAM-dependent methyltransferase, protein MNHNPSPMSWETADVHRYEQSIALKIPGYSHMHDLMERLLAASVMDNNDIHILVAGAGGGKEIALLGSRHTGWTLTGVDPSQPMLQLAEIRVAEAGIGSRVKLQSVTVEELPEDILYDGATSMLMLHFIQGMEAKRTFLTSLAARLKPGAPLIIAAVNADLRSPAYPVMMQAWKDHMLNAGVLPEEWERFAASLGRESDPISSEEMTQLLTECGFSHITRYFGAFWVEGYYASRN, encoded by the coding sequence ATGAATCACAATCCATCACCCATGAGCTGGGAAACGGCAGATGTACATCGCTACGAACAATCGATAGCCCTGAAGATTCCGGGTTATTCTCATATGCATGATCTAATGGAACGGCTGCTTGCAGCATCTGTTATGGATAACAACGATATTCATATACTTGTAGCCGGAGCGGGAGGGGGAAAAGAAATTGCTCTGCTTGGATCACGCCATACCGGGTGGACATTGACCGGAGTAGATCCTTCACAGCCCATGCTGCAACTTGCCGAGATCCGAGTCGCGGAAGCCGGCATCGGTTCCAGAGTGAAGCTGCAATCTGTCACGGTTGAAGAATTACCAGAGGATATTTTATATGATGGGGCCACAAGCATGCTCATGTTACATTTTATTCAGGGGATGGAGGCCAAGAGAACGTTTCTGACCAGCCTCGCAGCGAGACTTAAACCGGGTGCACCACTGATCATTGCTGCTGTAAATGCCGATCTTCGTTCCCCTGCATATCCAGTGATGATGCAAGCTTGGAAGGATCACATGTTGAATGCAGGTGTTCTTCCTGAAGAGTGGGAGCGCTTTGCTGCTTCTTTGGGCCGTGAATCCGATCCCATATCCTCTGAAGAGATGACTCAGCTACTGACCGAATGCGGTTTCTCACATATTACACGTTACTTCGGGGCGTTCTGGGTGGAGGGATATTATGCAAGTCGGAACTAA
- a CDS encoding LuxR C-terminal-related transcriptional regulator — MTSRIDRNHRLITSLEKGTWTSRTYREAVLKQIHSAVPYDAYCFTTVDPLTLLSTGAVTEDGIEAIHDRLFINEYMEEDIHKYAELIRSGEHTATLHTCTNEQPEQSPRYINILQPAGFGDELRAVLVSGDACWGYLTLYRKTENSFFTEEERSLIQSWTTSIASMLRSTSLTLMDEITSESPDEPGILITSDTFQLLSLNAPAQYWLSQLRTLEHVGPDILPRPVRAVSSHLQRKNRAERADDRQLAPDSPSKVCIQLPDGRYLILHASLMQQLAGPDQIAIRLEQAMPQDLLPLLAESHGLSSRERELLGYVLRSYSSKEIAAAMHISVYTVQDHLKSIFAKTKVSSRRELIWYFVSRFQLSDETAI; from the coding sequence TTGACATCACGTATTGATCGGAACCACAGACTTATCACTTCTCTTGAAAAAGGAACCTGGACCTCGCGTACCTACCGGGAAGCTGTTCTGAAGCAGATCCATTCGGCGGTCCCTTATGACGCATACTGTTTCACCACCGTTGATCCTCTGACTCTTCTCTCCACAGGAGCTGTGACGGAAGATGGCATTGAAGCCATTCATGATCGGTTATTCATCAATGAATACATGGAAGAAGACATACATAAATACGCTGAATTAATTCGCAGCGGTGAACATACTGCTACCCTTCATACGTGCACGAACGAACAACCTGAACAAAGCCCACGTTATATCAACATTCTTCAGCCAGCGGGGTTCGGTGACGAACTGCGCGCTGTATTGGTCAGTGGAGACGCTTGTTGGGGATACCTGACCCTGTATCGTAAGACCGAGAATTCTTTTTTTACAGAGGAGGAACGGTCGCTGATTCAGAGCTGGACTACTTCTATTGCATCCATGCTGCGGTCCACGAGTCTGACACTCATGGATGAGATCACGAGTGAAAGTCCTGATGAACCCGGAATTTTGATTACCTCGGACACGTTCCAGCTCTTATCGCTGAACGCCCCGGCTCAATATTGGCTGTCCCAATTGCGTACGCTGGAACATGTAGGGCCAGACATTCTGCCCCGTCCGGTACGTGCAGTGAGTTCCCACTTGCAGCGCAAGAATCGGGCAGAACGGGCTGACGATCGTCAACTCGCTCCCGACTCGCCCTCCAAAGTCTGTATCCAACTTCCGGATGGGCGTTATCTCATCCTTCATGCCAGTCTTATGCAACAGCTTGCGGGACCGGATCAGATTGCTATTCGTTTGGAGCAGGCGATGCCGCAGGATTTGCTGCCCTTGCTCGCCGAGAGCCATGGATTATCCAGTCGAGAACGGGAACTACTGGGTTATGTGCTGCGTAGCTATTCTTCCAAAGAGATTGCTGCCGCGATGCATATTTCTGTCTATACGGTTCAGGATCATTTGAAATCCATTTTCGCCAAAACCAAGGTATCTTCACGTCGCGAGCTCATCTGGTATTTCGTTTCCCGTTTCCAGCTGTCGGATGAGACGGCCATATAA
- a CDS encoding saccharopine dehydrogenase NADP-binding domain-containing protein, translating into MQVGTNVKSVKDQIWVVGGYGQVGQMICTQLGKLFPGKVWAAGTRMNRAEEFSRSTGGAVLPLQLDVTKPVEPSMLRSVKLVIMCVDQSDTRFVESCAQAGTDYIDISAKYDFLAQVEQLHTKMQHSKSTAILSVGLSPGVTNLLVREATMHMDQVEEADITVMLGLGEKHGKAAVEWTVDQMNATYQVMQKGKPAEVQSFGDGKRIDFGTELGNRKAYRFNFSDQHVVARTLRIPTVSTRLCLDSRWITRSMAISKRAGLFSLLRVPSIRNGTVKAFGLIPGGEPMYAVKVDAVGWENGEQVRVEQLLVGHKEADATAAVAAAVAERVYRTALPHGVFHIEQVLSLQDIQDALHTPLKVTTKIT; encoded by the coding sequence ATGCAAGTCGGAACTAATGTGAAGTCTGTGAAAGATCAGATCTGGGTGGTTGGTGGTTATGGTCAAGTAGGGCAGATGATATGTACTCAGCTGGGGAAATTGTTTCCGGGTAAAGTATGGGCAGCGGGTACGCGTATGAACCGTGCGGAAGAATTCAGCCGATCGACAGGTGGTGCTGTACTGCCGCTTCAACTGGATGTGACAAAACCTGTGGAGCCTTCCATGTTACGGTCTGTGAAGCTCGTGATCATGTGTGTGGACCAGAGTGATACTCGGTTCGTTGAATCCTGTGCACAAGCCGGAACGGATTATATTGATATTTCTGCAAAATATGATTTTCTCGCTCAGGTTGAACAGTTGCACACCAAAATGCAACATTCCAAATCGACCGCGATCCTCAGCGTTGGATTATCACCGGGAGTCACGAATCTGCTTGTACGTGAAGCGACCATGCATATGGATCAGGTGGAGGAAGCAGATATTACCGTAATGCTGGGACTTGGCGAGAAACACGGGAAGGCTGCCGTGGAATGGACCGTTGATCAGATGAATGCCACCTACCAGGTAATGCAAAAGGGCAAACCAGCTGAGGTACAAAGTTTCGGAGATGGCAAAAGGATTGATTTTGGAACGGAACTGGGGAACCGGAAGGCCTATCGATTTAACTTTTCGGATCAACATGTGGTTGCTCGGACGTTACGTATTCCAACCGTATCTACCAGACTCTGTCTGGACTCCCGCTGGATCACAAGATCCATGGCAATCTCCAAACGTGCAGGGTTATTTTCATTGTTGCGTGTCCCGTCTATTCGCAATGGAACGGTTAAGGCATTTGGCCTTATTCCTGGGGGAGAGCCGATGTATGCGGTCAAGGTTGATGCCGTAGGATGGGAAAATGGTGAGCAAGTACGCGTCGAACAACTGCTGGTTGGTCATAAAGAAGCAGATGCGACGGCGGCGGTGGCAGCAGCCGTGGCAGAACGCGTGTATAGAACAGCGTTGCCACATGGTGTGTTTCATATTGAACAGGTTCTCTCTTTGCAGGACATTCAGGATGCACTTCATACGCCACTAAAGGTGACAACCAAGATCACCTAG